Proteins from a single region of Candidatus Kryptoniota bacterium:
- a CDS encoding GWxTD domain-containing protein, producing MTKRNSTPGKLLQLALCGILAAGCSSQKETVQPAMMTALLPPRFGFFISDHPSALPDSSVVDLYARVRYDDIIFVRSDSEFAAHYQLSINAYADKEMTVDRFSKFFDRRITVKSYPETISASLFDTLGSEVQLSPGTYYMELRLYDLNTNETSSREFIHTFKDYSRSQISISDLLLYDQADTSGNPIEVATNRFDTLYAKFFVVCKRVPADVGLHIVARSTQIPTSIDTTYRFNQDTSLRRYSLPLIITDLAPATYDFEITAVANGEESSSRTLLRVPRSNVPLVPSEMDEAIGPLEYIANGDIIASLRKGPFSERQRKFKQFWLARAHGDQVTADALMREFYRRVDYANTHFTASIGRGWQSDRGRIYIIYGPPDDVQTQENGFNSPAYLYWYYYNSQIEFIFLDQFGTGDYRLIRSTNM from the coding sequence ATGACAAAAAGAAATAGCACACCCGGAAAACTCCTCCAGCTCGCACTTTGTGGAATTCTCGCCGCCGGCTGTTCGTCCCAGAAAGAAACGGTTCAGCCTGCAATGATGACAGCGCTGCTCCCCCCACGTTTCGGATTCTTCATCTCAGATCATCCATCCGCTCTACCCGATTCATCCGTGGTCGACTTGTACGCAAGAGTCCGCTATGATGACATAATATTTGTAAGATCTGACTCGGAATTCGCGGCACATTACCAGCTTTCAATAAACGCGTATGCCGACAAAGAAATGACTGTGGATCGCTTCTCGAAATTCTTCGACAGAAGAATAACGGTCAAGTCGTATCCGGAAACGATATCGGCTTCGCTGTTCGACACTCTCGGTTCCGAAGTTCAACTCAGTCCCGGCACTTATTACATGGAACTAAGACTATATGATCTGAATACAAACGAGACTTCCAGCAGGGAGTTCATCCACACATTCAAAGACTATTCGAGAAGTCAGATCAGCATAAGCGACCTTTTGTTGTATGATCAGGCGGATACTTCCGGTAATCCGATCGAAGTAGCGACCAACAGATTCGATACACTCTACGCGAAGTTCTTCGTGGTTTGCAAGCGCGTTCCCGCCGATGTGGGACTTCACATCGTGGCAAGGTCTACTCAGATTCCAACTTCAATCGACACGACTTACAGGTTCAATCAGGATACAAGTCTTCGGAGATACAGTCTCCCTCTTATAATAACGGATCTTGCCCCGGCGACTTACGATTTCGAGATAACAGCCGTCGCCAACGGGGAAGAGAGTTCATCTCGGACTTTGCTGCGCGTGCCTAGAAGCAACGTGCCGCTGGTTCCTTCGGAGATGGATGAAGCCATCGGTCCGCTGGAGTATATCGCTAACGGCGACATTATCGCATCGCTGAGAAAGGGACCCTTTTCGGAAAGACAAAGGAAGTTCAAACAGTTCTGGCTGGCGCGTGCTCACGGCGACCAGGTCACTGCTGACGCGCTGATGAGGGAATTCTACAGAAGAGTGGATTACGCAAATACTCATTTCACCGCCAGCATAGGGAGAGGGTGGCAGAGCGATAGGGGAAGGATATACATCATATACGGGCCGCCCGACGATGTACAGACGCAGGAAAATGGATTCAACTCACCGGCATATCTTTACTGGTATTATTACAACTCGCAGATCGAATTCATTTTTCTCGACCAATTCGGCACCGGAGACTACAGGCTGATACGAAGCACGAACATGTAA
- a CDS encoding site-2 protease family protein — translation MRWSFPVGRLLGIPIRVHYTFLILFAFIWYVEGTILGRDAALHSVVFGILIFICVLFHELGHSFIAKKYNLTVTSIILLPIGGVSQISDIPRDPAKEIGITAAGPIVNFLIAGILLLFGELLDPSIRFSESSLQSGNIIVDLFWANIMLGLFNIIPAYPMDGGRILRGIVAIKKDYLEATRLAAEVGKLFAIGFIVAGFLLHFNLWLILIGIFIFSGASSEAEAAVVSSTLEKVTVGDLMITDFKIVLPDEPLTAVVDKSMHTFQNDFPVVDNGRFVGVLTRTAVIEALHRHMHDAKVGEVARIDFPRIKPEDTASMALTKMRSARISVAPVERDGKLLGIITVEKLLEASDIFNDKKK, via the coding sequence ATGCGGTGGTCATTTCCTGTAGGAAGATTGCTCGGCATCCCGATTAGAGTACACTACACTTTTCTTATTCTGTTCGCGTTCATTTGGTATGTCGAGGGGACCATTCTAGGTCGCGACGCAGCTTTGCACAGCGTGGTATTTGGAATACTCATTTTTATTTGTGTGCTGTTTCATGAACTTGGGCACAGCTTCATCGCAAAAAAATACAATCTCACCGTGACATCGATAATCCTTCTACCGATAGGGGGCGTCTCACAGATATCCGACATACCGCGCGATCCCGCGAAAGAAATTGGAATAACCGCTGCAGGTCCGATTGTGAATTTTTTGATCGCCGGCATTTTACTCCTTTTTGGCGAACTCCTCGATCCATCGATCAGGTTCAGCGAGAGTTCGCTGCAGAGCGGGAATATTATTGTCGACCTCTTTTGGGCGAACATAATGCTCGGACTGTTCAATATAATTCCCGCTTACCCGATGGATGGCGGAAGGATTCTTCGCGGCATCGTAGCGATAAAGAAAGATTATCTTGAAGCTACCCGGCTGGCGGCGGAAGTCGGCAAGTTGTTCGCGATAGGTTTTATTGTGGCCGGCTTCCTGCTCCATTTCAACCTGTGGCTGATACTGATCGGAATTTTCATATTCAGCGGAGCGAGTTCCGAGGCGGAAGCAGCTGTTGTTTCATCGACACTTGAGAAAGTCACCGTCGGCGATTTAATGATAACTGATTTCAAAATTGTATTACCGGATGAACCTCTTACAGCAGTGGTGGATAAATCGATGCACACATTCCAGAACGATTTCCCGGTCGTGGACAACGGACGGTTCGTCGGTGTCCTGACCCGCACAGCCGTAATCGAAGCCCTGCATCGTCACATGCATGACGCGAAGGTGGGTGAGGTCGCGCGCATCGACTTTCCAAGAATTAAACCGGAGGATACCGCGTCAATGGCTCTCACCAAAATGCGAAGCGCACGGATAAGTGTCGCCCCTGTGGAGCGTGACGGCAAGCTGCTAGGTATAATAACCGTAGAAAAACTCCTTGAAGCATCGGACATATTCAATGACAAAAAGAAATAG
- a CDS encoding alpha/beta fold hydrolase: MIRSIGARMLLMPDKRQPEYYHEKFGFSHPSQIGLRYADQTLLTSDGFKLSYWKVENPNCSRAEGAIIYLHGITDSKVSGLNYAKELSKFCMRVYLIDMRRHGDSEGRFCTYGYYEKHDVAKLIDVIKQEDPGITISLLGNSMGAAIAIQTAAIDKRIGKVIAVAPFYDLFTIALDQQFRHLGIRNRTLLRLVLQKAERLANFKASEVSPARDMGSVEAPVLIVHGEDDRTIKKEYSQRLSGLNGRSRLLTIPNAGHKDVLERGGQEYVRDLIAFLKSP; encoded by the coding sequence ATGATACGGAGCATCGGGGCTAGAATGCTCCTTATGCCCGACAAGAGGCAGCCTGAGTACTACCACGAGAAATTCGGGTTCAGTCATCCGTCTCAAATAGGATTGAGGTATGCCGACCAGACTCTTCTGACGAGCGATGGGTTTAAGCTCTCGTATTGGAAAGTCGAAAACCCTAACTGCAGTCGCGCTGAAGGAGCGATAATTTATCTTCACGGAATTACGGACTCAAAGGTCAGCGGACTCAACTACGCAAAAGAACTTTCGAAATTCTGCATGAGAGTATATCTGATCGATATGCGCCGGCACGGTGACAGCGAGGGAAGATTTTGCACGTACGGCTACTATGAGAAGCACGATGTCGCGAAACTCATCGACGTCATCAAACAGGAAGATCCCGGTATCACCATATCTCTTCTCGGTAACTCGATGGGGGCAGCGATCGCAATCCAGACAGCGGCAATTGATAAAAGGATCGGTAAGGTTATCGCCGTCGCACCATTCTACGATTTGTTCACGATCGCTCTCGACCAACAATTTCGTCATCTTGGAATAAGGAACCGGACTCTTCTGCGTCTTGTGCTTCAAAAAGCGGAACGGCTCGCGAATTTCAAAGCCTCAGAGGTTTCACCTGCGCGCGATATGGGAAGTGTGGAGGCTCCTGTCTTGATTGTTCACGGCGAAGATGACAGGACGATCAAGAAAGAATATTCACAGAGACTTTCCGGGTTGAACGGCAGATCGCGTTTGTTGACGATTCCTAATGCAGGGCACAAAGATGTTCTGGAGAGAGGGGGACAAGAATACGTCAGGGATCTGATAGCTTTTTTGAAATCCCCCTAA
- a CDS encoding biotin--[acetyl-CoA-carboxylase] ligase, whose protein sequence is MNYEIYRFDRIDSTNSYLMGLGEEGFPEGTVVLADEQSGGKGRFGRRWESEPLSNLLFSLLLRPDFLASDEIFILTFASALAVGGAIESIAQIKPAYKWPNDILIDSKKTSGILLESSFNAGKISFVVAGIGINVNQKQFPSEIAGRATSILLSSGKLCDRDELLFAVLNNFSSIYDTLRERDFYSIMKKWREGANMIGRKVTLKLVDRSIEGVCEEISDDGAIMISTPDGIRKFTAGEITIGGGIQ, encoded by the coding sequence TTGAACTATGAAATATATCGGTTCGACCGGATCGATTCGACAAACTCTTACCTAATGGGACTCGGCGAAGAGGGCTTTCCTGAGGGGACGGTCGTTCTCGCGGATGAGCAATCCGGAGGGAAAGGGAGATTCGGCAGGAGATGGGAGTCTGAACCGTTGTCAAACCTTCTCTTCTCGCTTTTGCTCAGGCCTGATTTCCTTGCAAGCGATGAGATCTTTATTCTTACGTTCGCCTCCGCGCTTGCTGTGGGAGGAGCAATCGAATCAATTGCTCAGATCAAACCTGCATACAAATGGCCCAATGACATACTTATAGATTCCAAGAAGACATCGGGAATACTCCTGGAGTCGAGTTTCAACGCGGGAAAGATTTCGTTCGTCGTCGCGGGTATCGGAATAAATGTGAATCAGAAACAATTTCCATCGGAAATCGCCGGCCGCGCGACTTCTATCCTGCTTAGCTCCGGAAAACTGTGTGACAGGGATGAGCTACTGTTCGCGGTGCTTAATAACTTTTCTTCCATTTATGATACTCTCAGGGAAAGGGATTTCTATTCAATCATGAAGAAATGGCGCGAAGGCGCGAACATGATCGGTCGCAAAGTAACTCTGAAGCTCGTGGATAGATCTATCGAAGGAGTTTGCGAGGAAATAAGCGATGACGGCGCGATAATGATCAGTACTCCGGATGGAATCAGAAAATTTACGGCGGGTGAAATCACAATCGGAGGAGGAATACAATAA
- a CDS encoding type III pantothenate kinase, translating into MLLCIDVGNTHTQFGVYDRKKLKHDYRVASELVRTEDEFGMVVLSLLNHHGVGSKKIEGVGISSVVPNLTDILVRMSRKYFKCEPLVIGPDLELGIRIEYDEPKAVGSDRICDAVAGYLKYGGPLIILDFGTATTYDVVSADGTYLGGAIAPGVETAAGDLQRRAAKLPRIELRFPETAIGKTTVASMQSGIMFGVVDSMEGMVKRIRASIGSHAKVIATGGFAKMVASQSSIIDKIEPALVLEGVRIIYESNYKKIGKSAR; encoded by the coding sequence ATGCTGTTATGCATCGATGTCGGCAACACTCATACGCAATTTGGCGTGTATGATAGGAAGAAGCTCAAGCATGACTACAGAGTGGCAAGCGAGCTTGTGCGCACTGAAGACGAGTTCGGGATGGTTGTTCTTTCTCTTTTGAATCACCATGGAGTGGGAAGCAAAAAGATCGAGGGCGTCGGCATCTCGTCTGTGGTCCCGAATCTCACCGACATTCTCGTCAGAATGTCGCGCAAATACTTCAAGTGCGAGCCGTTGGTGATTGGGCCGGACCTTGAGCTGGGGATCAGGATTGAATACGACGAACCTAAAGCTGTCGGGAGCGACAGGATATGCGATGCTGTGGCGGGCTACCTGAAATATGGCGGCCCTCTGATAATTCTTGATTTCGGGACTGCGACTACTTACGATGTCGTGTCGGCGGATGGAACGTACCTCGGAGGAGCTATCGCACCAGGCGTCGAAACGGCAGCGGGGGACCTGCAGAGGCGGGCTGCTAAACTTCCCCGGATCGAATTGAGATTTCCCGAAACGGCAATCGGGAAAACCACGGTGGCGAGTATGCAAAGCGGAATCATGTTCGGTGTCGTTGATTCGATGGAAGGCATGGTAAAACGGATAAGAGCTTCGATCGGGAGCCATGCGAAGGTCATCGCTACAGGAGGGTTTGCCAAGATGGTTGCTTCACAATCGTCGATAATCGATAAGATCGAGCCGGCTCTCGTCCTTGAAGGAGTAAGAATAATCTATGAATCGAACTATAAAAAGATCGGAAAGTCAGCGCGCTGA